From the Leptotrichia sp. oral taxon 221 genome, one window contains:
- the metA gene encoding homoserine O-succinyltransferase: MPIKIPNNLPAVDILAKENIFVMKESRALSQDIRPLKFVIVNLMPTKIETETQLLRLISNTPLQIEVTLLKMDTYKSKNVSEEHMETFYKTFDDIKDERFDGMIITGAPIETLDFEDVIYWEEIMKIMEWSKKHVFSVLHICWGAQAGLYYHYGIKKYQLNKKIFGIFPIKLEEKYENNELFRGFDEIFNMPHSRHTKIEENDILKEPELEILAKSDEAGVSIIRSKDKRKIFLTGHLEYDRFTLAKEYERDVSQNKKIDVPFNYYPEDDPTKKPIFNWKAHANLLFVNWINHYVYQETPYNLEELENL, encoded by the coding sequence ATGCCTATAAAAATACCAAATAACTTGCCGGCTGTAGATATTTTAGCTAAGGAGAATATTTTCGTAATGAAAGAAAGTAGAGCATTATCTCAAGATATTCGTCCTTTGAAATTTGTTATTGTAAACTTGATGCCGACAAAAATTGAGACGGAAACTCAATTGTTGAGATTGATAAGCAATACACCATTACAAATCGAAGTAACATTATTAAAAATGGATACTTATAAATCAAAAAATGTTTCAGAAGAACATATGGAAACTTTTTATAAAACTTTTGATGATATAAAAGATGAAAGATTTGATGGAATGATTATTACAGGAGCACCGATTGAAACACTTGATTTTGAAGACGTTATTTATTGGGAAGAAATAATGAAAATTATGGAATGGAGCAAAAAGCATGTGTTTTCTGTGTTACACATTTGTTGGGGAGCACAAGCGGGACTTTATTATCATTACGGAATCAAAAAATATCAGTTGAATAAGAAAATTTTTGGAATTTTTCCTATTAAATTAGAAGAAAAATATGAGAACAATGAATTGTTTAGAGGGTTTGATGAAATTTTTAATATGCCACACTCAAGACATACTAAGATAGAAGAAAACGATATTTTGAAGGAGCCTGAATTGGAAATTTTGGCTAAATCAGATGAAGCGGGAGTTAGTATCATTAGAAGTAAAGATAAAAGAAAAATTTTCTTAACAGGACATTTAGAATATGATCGATTTACTCTAGCAAAGGAATATGAAAGAGATGTAAGTCAAAATAAAAAAATAGATGTACCATTCAACTATTATCCAGAAGATGATCCTACTAAAAAGCCTATTTTTAATTGGAAAGCACATGCAAATCTTTTATTTGTAAACTGGATAAATCATTATGTATATCAAGAAACACCGTACAATTTAGAAGAGTTGGAAAATTTATAA
- a CDS encoding MBL fold metallo-hydrolase, which translates to MEIKTFVNPEVQSNSYVITVNDDTYVVDPGGNDMTNLIEYLKEKKLNLKAILLTHGHFDHIIGIPQMLEYKKVPIYVSERGYDFLYDPELSLSVWIGQKFVLSDDAEVIKVKEGDKIFNFEIIETPGHSIGDICYFDSDEKILISGDTMFRGTYGRTDLPTSSEMFLWKSLRKLLKMDEDIKVYPGHGLPTTIGEERKNYS; encoded by the coding sequence ATGGAGATTAAAACTTTTGTAAATCCTGAAGTTCAAAGTAATAGTTATGTGATAACTGTTAATGACGATACTTATGTTGTAGATCCTGGTGGTAATGATATGACAAATTTAATTGAATATTTGAAAGAAAAAAAATTAAATTTGAAAGCGATTTTGTTGACACATGGTCATTTTGATCATATTATTGGAATACCACAAATGTTGGAATATAAAAAAGTTCCAATTTATGTAAGTGAGAGAGGATATGATTTTTTGTATGATCCAGAATTGTCACTTTCTGTATGGATAGGACAAAAATTCGTATTGTCAGATGATGCAGAAGTTATTAAGGTAAAAGAAGGCGACAAAATTTTTAATTTTGAAATAATAGAAACGCCTGGACATAGTATTGGAGATATTTGTTATTTTGATAGTGATGAAAAAATCTTAATTTCTGGAGATACAATGTTTAGAGGGACATATGGTCGAACAGATTTACCAACTAGTAGTGAAATGTTTCTTTGGAAATCTTTAAGAAAATTATTGAAAATGGATGAGGATATAAAAGTTTATCCTGGACATGGTTTACCGACTACAATTGGTGAAGAAAGAAAAAATTATAGCTAG
- a CDS encoding MetQ/NlpA family ABC transporter substrate-binding protein: MKKLLLGLAVSLCLLSCGKTDNKSAEAGKNGKVEKLKVAATPIPAGELLKLVKDDLLKEGVDMEIVEFNDYVQPDKALQDKSVDANLFQHKPYMENFGKKNGFEMTAVGSLYLPTLSMYSDKVKSVDELKNGATIIVPNDPTNLARALLIMDKKGIIKVKNNKDFGTKLTDIVENKKNLKFVEMSADQIAPRYKEVDAAFINSSFALDAGLNPKQNGILNEDKDSPYANVLAVLKGNENDPRVQKLYKALQSEKVKKFIQEKYKDVIIPTF; encoded by the coding sequence ATGAAAAAATTGTTATTAGGATTGGCAGTATCATTATGTTTACTGTCTTGTGGTAAAACTGATAATAAATCAGCTGAAGCAGGAAAAAATGGTAAAGTTGAGAAATTAAAAGTGGCAGCAACACCGATTCCAGCTGGTGAATTATTGAAATTAGTAAAGGATGATTTGTTAAAAGAAGGGGTGGACATGGAAATTGTTGAATTTAATGATTATGTTCAGCCAGATAAAGCATTGCAGGATAAAAGCGTTGATGCAAATTTATTCCAGCACAAACCTTACATGGAAAATTTTGGAAAGAAAAATGGGTTTGAGATGACAGCAGTAGGATCTTTATATTTGCCAACATTATCTATGTATTCAGATAAAGTTAAAAGTGTAGATGAATTGAAAAATGGAGCTACAATAATTGTTCCAAATGATCCTACAAATTTAGCTAGAGCACTATTAATTATGGATAAAAAAGGAATTATAAAAGTTAAAAATAATAAGGATTTTGGTACTAAATTAACTGATATTGTTGAAAATAAGAAAAATTTAAAATTTGTGGAAATGTCAGCTGATCAAATTGCACCAAGATATAAAGAAGTAGATGCAGCATTTATAAATAGTAGCTTTGCGTTAGATGCTGGATTAAATCCAAAACAAAATGGAATTTTAAATGAAGATAAAGATTCGCCATATGCAAATGTGCTAGCAGTATTAAAAGGTAATGAAAATGATCCAAGAGTACAAAAATTGTATAAAGCGTTGCAAAGTGAAAAAGTGAAAAAATTTATACAAGAAAAATATAAAGATGTTATAATACCTACATTTTAA
- a CDS encoding MetQ/NlpA family ABC transporter substrate-binding protein, with protein sequence MKKLLLGLTAALFFLVSCGAKTDNNASAKADSGAKLQKLKVGASPVPHAEILKLVKDDLKKEGVDLEIVEFTDYIQPNIAVGDKSIDANFFQHVPYMENFAKEKHLDLVSVGTVHIEPIAVYSKKIKNVNELKSGDTILIPNDPTNGARALILLDKAGVIKLKDNKNLTATTKDIVSNPKNIKFVELSAEQIAPRLGEVAAAIINNNFALDAKLTLKKDAILVEDKDSPYANVVTVLKGNENDPRIQKLMKALRSSEKVKQYIAEKNLIPAF encoded by the coding sequence ATGAAAAAACTATTATTAGGATTAACAGCAGCGTTATTCTTTTTAGTATCTTGTGGAGCTAAAACAGATAATAACGCCTCAGCAAAAGCAGATTCAGGAGCAAAATTACAAAAATTAAAAGTTGGAGCATCACCAGTTCCACATGCAGAAATTTTGAAATTGGTAAAAGATGATTTGAAAAAAGAAGGAGTAGATTTGGAAATCGTTGAATTTACAGACTACATTCAACCAAATATAGCAGTTGGAGATAAAAGTATTGATGCAAACTTCTTTCAACATGTACCTTACATGGAAAACTTTGCTAAAGAAAAACATTTAGATTTAGTGTCAGTTGGAACAGTTCATATTGAACCAATAGCAGTTTATTCTAAAAAAATTAAAAATGTTAATGAATTAAAATCAGGAGATACTATTTTAATTCCAAATGATCCAACAAATGGTGCAAGAGCATTAATTTTATTGGATAAAGCAGGAGTTATTAAATTGAAAGATAATAAAAACTTAACAGCAACAACAAAAGATATCGTATCAAACCCTAAAAATATTAAATTTGTAGAATTATCAGCAGAACAAATTGCACCAAGATTAGGTGAAGTGGCAGCAGCTATTATCAACAATAACTTTGCATTAGATGCTAAATTGACATTGAAAAAAGATGCAATTTTAGTTGAAGATAAAGATTCACCATATGCAAATGTTGTTACTGTATTAAAAGGTAATGAAAATGACCCTAGAATACAAAAATTAATGAAAGCATTAAGAAGCTCTGAAAAAGTAAAACAATATATTGCTGAGAAAAACTTAATACCAGCATTTTAA
- the dtd gene encoding D-aminoacyl-tRNA deacylase, producing the protein MKIILQRVNSAKMFVNDKFMSEIKKGIVAYIGITHEDGLKEIEYCIDKLIHLRIFDDENGKLNLSLEDINGELLVVSNFTIYGNTKKGRRPSYTNSASAEKAKEVYDIFLLKLSEKGINYQTGQFQQYMRIISESDGPVNLIIET; encoded by the coding sequence ATGAAAATAATACTACAAAGAGTAAATTCAGCAAAAATGTTTGTTAATGATAAATTTATGTCAGAAATAAAAAAAGGAATAGTTGCTTATATTGGAATTACTCATGAAGACGGTTTAAAAGAAATTGAGTATTGCATCGATAAATTAATTCATTTACGTATTTTTGATGACGAAAATGGAAAGTTAAATTTGTCGTTGGAAGATATTAATGGAGAACTTTTGGTAGTGAGTAATTTTACAATATATGGAAACACGAAAAAAGGGAGAAGACCGAGCTATACTAATTCGGCATCTGCTGAAAAAGCAAAAGAAGTTTATGATATATTTCTTTTAAAATTATCTGAAAAGGGAATAAATTATCAAACGGGTCAATTTCAGCAATATATGAGAATTATTTCTGAAAGTGACGGGCCTGTAAATTTAATAATAGAGACATAA
- a CDS encoding NlpC/P60 family protein has product MAKKTVFTTFCMLFAIGCTGVQTNNKSNTSNDEAANSLSNGDNDYHNKSRHDKTSHLKRGKSEVMEIDLGESSNRRIEDINNVRREVEEDIDNERVMNISRLVDKTMPNSDLVIKKLSEIKDEQEMILSRGNSSQKKQVAVQNRLIKSYRHWKGTKYAFGGDSADGIDCSAFTRRVYREAFDYELPRNTVSQIKVGTQVSRQNLKPGDIVYFKPDGGGNHTAVYLGNSLFLNASTSKGVVISTLENVYWGKNFRYGVRVNRAQEAIS; this is encoded by the coding sequence TTGGCAAAGAAAACAGTTTTTACGACATTTTGTATGCTATTCGCAATTGGTTGTACGGGGGTGCAAACAAATAATAAATCAAATACATCAAATGATGAGGCAGCGAATTCACTTAGTAATGGTGATAATGATTATCATAATAAAAGTAGACATGATAAAACTTCACATTTAAAAAGAGGTAAATCAGAAGTTATGGAAATAGACTTAGGTGAAAGTTCTAATAGAAGAATTGAAGATATTAATAATGTTAGAAGAGAAGTAGAAGAAGATATTGATAATGAAAGGGTTATGAATATTTCAAGATTGGTTGATAAGACAATGCCTAATTCAGATTTAGTTATAAAAAAATTATCAGAAATTAAAGATGAGCAAGAAATGATTTTGAGTAGAGGAAATTCATCTCAAAAGAAACAAGTTGCTGTTCAAAATAGATTAATAAAGTCTTACAGACACTGGAAAGGGACTAAGTATGCTTTTGGTGGAGATTCAGCAGATGGAATAGATTGTTCAGCTTTCACTAGAAGAGTATACAGAGAGGCTTTCGATTATGAATTGCCAAGAAATACTGTAAGTCAAATAAAGGTTGGGACTCAAGTAAGCAGACAAAACTTAAAACCAGGAGATATTGTTTATTTCAAACCAGATGGTGGTGGAAATCATACAGCTGTTTATTTAGGAAATTCATTATTTTTAAACGCTTCAACATCAAAAGGAGTTGTAATTTCTACATTGGAAAATGTTTACTGGGGTAAAAATTTCAGATATGGTGTTAGAGTTAATAGAGCACAAGAGGCTATCTCGTAA
- a CDS encoding phosphoribosylformylglycinamidine synthase gives MNYRIFVEKKEDFRVETQNLMSDLQENIKLSSLEGIRVLNIYDIFNLSESDLEKLEKTVFSEVNVDNVYKSLEDVFDAEEKGKENVYFSVEFLPGQYDQRADSAIQCVNLLIDKDNNINVKSGKLIILYGKISSEELEKVKKYYINDVEAREKNLDILSENVETANKDKVIVYDGFTQKTEEEIIKMRNDLELAMTAKDLLFIQEYFKNEEKRNPTETEIRVLDTYWSDHCRHTTFETIIDDIKVENEVYRDLFNKAINEYVESRKYVYEEREAKRPMTLMDLATVFGKEQRKNGSLPDLEVSDEINACSIYIDVPVERINEDGKVEVTEEKWILQFKNETHNHPTEIEPFGGAATCIGGAIRDPLSGRTFIYQAVRISGAGDPTERIEDTIKGKLPQKVITKTAAHGFSSYGNQIGLATTHVNEIYDEGYKAKRMELGLVVGAAPAENIIREKPEAGDIVVLLGGRTGRDGIGGATGSSKEHTTESSEKSSAEVQKGNAVTERKIQRLFRNKNVTTLIKKCNDFGAGGVSVAIGELADGLVIDLNEIRVKYIGLTGTELAISESQERMAVVIRKEDLDKFVEYATEENLEAYKVAEINDSNRLVMTYNGETIVDISRDFLNTNGASSNINIKIENSNKLVLDREIVGNTFKEKFVNNLKDLNVTSQRGLVETFDSTIGASTVLMPFGGKYQLTPAEVSVQKVSVINAETDVASMVGYGYNPYIAKQIPFHGGAYAVIESLAKVVAAGGNYKNVRFTFQEYFERLGNDAKKWGRPLSALLGALHIQKEFGLPSIGGKDSMSGTFNDISVPPTLVSFAVSVVNAEDVVSSEFKKAGNNVYLITTKLDENDLPDLKELKENFDFIEKNIKDKKIVASVAVKNGGIAESIAKMTFGNKLGVNVNFAENAENEWFKVNYGAFIIETPEKIDYKNATLLGKVTEEAKIVINNDTVMDLDELIAEWEKPLEKVFPTKKEVAEEHRIAHCKGVEYEKLEKIEHENIISNISNAYAKPRVFIPVFPGTNSEYDLERAFNREGGLAKIGVFNNLSHSNILSSIDNFVKEINNSQILMLPGGFSAGDEPDGSAKFMVAVLKNKKVKEAVENLLKRDGLILGICNGFQALIKSGLLPYGKIRELNETSPTLTFNTIDKHMSKIVQTKIITNNSPWLANMKEGDIHSVAISHGEGRIVITEEEYKKLFKNNQIATKYVDLDGNSTMDSQFNPNGSYYAIEGMLAYNGRIFGKMGHSERKGKNVYKNIYGDKEQNIFRNGIKFFK, from the coding sequence ATGAATTATAGAATCTTTGTTGAAAAGAAAGAAGATTTTAGAGTAGAAACTCAAAATTTAATGAGTGACTTGCAAGAAAATATTAAGTTAAGTTCACTTGAAGGAATAAGGGTTTTAAATATTTATGACATATTCAATTTAAGTGAAAGTGATTTAGAAAAACTAGAAAAAACTGTATTTTCTGAAGTAAATGTGGATAATGTGTATAAATCATTGGAAGATGTGTTTGATGCAGAAGAAAAAGGCAAAGAAAATGTGTATTTCTCTGTTGAGTTTTTGCCAGGTCAATATGACCAAAGAGCAGATTCTGCAATTCAATGTGTAAATTTATTAATTGACAAGGACAACAATATTAATGTAAAAAGTGGGAAATTAATAATTTTATACGGAAAAATTTCTTCTGAAGAATTAGAAAAAGTTAAAAAATATTATATAAACGATGTAGAAGCAAGAGAGAAAAATCTAGATATTTTATCTGAAAATGTAGAAACTGCAAATAAAGATAAAGTCATTGTTTATGATGGATTTACTCAAAAAACCGAAGAAGAAATTATTAAAATGAGAAATGATTTAGAATTAGCAATGACTGCAAAAGACTTGCTATTTATTCAAGAATATTTTAAAAATGAAGAAAAAAGAAATCCGACAGAAACTGAAATAAGAGTGCTTGATACTTACTGGTCTGATCACTGTAGACATACTACTTTTGAAACAATTATTGATGATATAAAAGTTGAGAATGAAGTTTATAGAGATTTATTTAATAAAGCAATAAATGAGTATGTTGAAAGTAGAAAATATGTTTATGAGGAAAGAGAAGCCAAAAGACCAATGACTTTAATGGATTTGGCAACTGTTTTTGGAAAAGAACAAAGAAAAAATGGATCGCTTCCAGATTTAGAAGTTTCTGATGAAATTAATGCTTGTTCGATTTACATTGATGTTCCTGTGGAAAGAATAAATGAAGACGGAAAAGTAGAAGTAACTGAAGAAAAATGGATTTTACAATTTAAAAATGAAACACATAATCACCCTACAGAAATTGAACCATTTGGAGGAGCTGCAACTTGTATAGGTGGAGCAATTAGAGATCCATTATCAGGAAGAACTTTTATTTATCAAGCAGTTAGAATAAGTGGAGCTGGGGATCCAACTGAAAGAATTGAAGATACAATAAAAGGTAAATTACCTCAAAAAGTTATTACAAAAACTGCTGCACATGGATTTTCATCTTATGGAAACCAAATTGGACTTGCAACAACTCATGTAAATGAAATTTATGATGAAGGTTATAAAGCGAAAAGAATGGAATTAGGACTTGTTGTAGGAGCTGCACCAGCTGAAAATATTATTCGTGAAAAACCTGAAGCGGGAGATATCGTAGTACTTTTAGGTGGAAGAACAGGAAGAGACGGAATTGGTGGAGCTACTGGTTCATCTAAAGAACATACTACAGAATCATCAGAAAAATCAAGTGCTGAAGTTCAAAAAGGGAATGCAGTTACTGAAAGAAAAATCCAAAGATTATTTAGAAATAAAAATGTTACGACATTGATTAAAAAATGTAATGATTTTGGTGCCGGAGGAGTTTCAGTTGCGATTGGAGAACTTGCAGACGGATTGGTAATTGACTTGAATGAAATTAGAGTTAAATATATTGGACTTACTGGAACTGAATTGGCGATTTCTGAATCACAAGAAAGAATGGCAGTTGTAATTAGAAAAGAAGATTTAGATAAATTTGTTGAATATGCGACTGAAGAAAACTTAGAGGCTTACAAAGTTGCTGAAATTAATGATTCTAACAGATTGGTTATGACTTACAATGGAGAAACAATCGTTGATATTTCGAGAGACTTCTTGAATACAAACGGAGCGTCTTCAAATATTAATATTAAAATTGAAAATTCTAATAAATTGGTGTTGGATAGAGAAATTGTTGGAAATACATTTAAAGAAAAATTTGTTAACAACTTGAAAGACTTGAATGTAACTTCTCAAAGAGGATTGGTTGAAACTTTTGATTCGACAATTGGAGCAAGTACAGTATTAATGCCGTTTGGTGGTAAATATCAATTAACACCAGCTGAAGTTTCTGTACAAAAAGTGTCAGTGATAAATGCTGAAACAGATGTTGCGTCAATGGTTGGATACGGATATAATCCTTACATTGCAAAACAAATTCCATTCCACGGAGGAGCTTATGCGGTAATTGAATCTTTGGCTAAAGTTGTGGCAGCTGGAGGAAATTACAAAAATGTAAGATTTACATTCCAAGAATATTTTGAAAGATTAGGAAATGATGCTAAAAAATGGGGAAGACCATTATCAGCGTTATTGGGAGCATTACATATTCAAAAAGAATTTGGATTGCCTTCAATTGGTGGAAAAGATTCGATGAGTGGAACATTTAATGATATTTCAGTTCCGCCAACATTAGTTTCGTTTGCTGTAAGTGTTGTAAATGCTGAAGATGTTGTTTCGAGTGAATTTAAAAAAGCGGGAAATAATGTTTACTTGATTACGACTAAATTAGATGAAAATGACTTGCCAGACTTGAAAGAATTAAAAGAAAACTTTGATTTCATCGAAAAAAATATTAAAGATAAGAAAATTGTTGCGTCAGTAGCTGTTAAAAACGGTGGAATTGCTGAAAGTATAGCAAAAATGACATTTGGTAATAAATTAGGTGTGAATGTAAATTTTGCTGAAAATGCAGAAAATGAATGGTTTAAAGTTAATTATGGAGCATTTATAATTGAAACTCCTGAAAAAATTGATTATAAAAATGCTACATTGTTAGGAAAAGTTACTGAAGAAGCAAAAATTGTTATAAATAATGATACAGTAATGGATTTAGATGAATTGATTGCTGAATGGGAAAAACCGCTTGAAAAAGTGTTCCCAACTAAAAAAGAAGTGGCAGAAGAACATAGAATTGCACATTGTAAAGGTGTTGAATACGAGAAACTTGAAAAAATTGAGCATGAAAATATAATTAGCAATATTTCAAATGCTTATGCGAAACCAAGAGTATTTATTCCAGTATTCCCTGGAACAAACTCAGAATATGACTTGGAAAGAGCATTTAATAGAGAAGGTGGACTTGCAAAAATTGGTGTATTTAATAACTTGTCACATAGCAATATTTTAAGTTCAATTGATAATTTTGTTAAAGAAATTAATAATTCGCAAATATTGATGTTGCCTGGTGGATTTAGTGCGGGAGATGAACCAGATGGATCGGCTAAATTTATGGTTGCTGTATTGAAGAATAAAAAAGTTAAAGAAGCAGTGGAAAATCTATTGAAGAGAGATGGATTAATTTTAGGAATTTGTAATGGATTCCAAGCGTTAATTAAATCAGGATTGTTACCTTATGGAAAAATTCGTGAATTAAATGAAACTTCGCCAACATTGACATTTAATACAATTGACAAACATATGTCGAAAATTGTGCAAACAAAAATTATTACAAATAATTCACCTTGGTTAGCTAATATGAAAGAAGGAGATATTCATTCAGTAGCGATTTCTCACGGAGAAGGAAGAATTGTTATTACAGAAGAAGAATATAAAAAATTATTTAAAAATAATCAAATTGCAACTAAATATGTTGATTTGGATGGAAACTCGACAATGGATTCACAATTTAATCCAAATGGTTCGTATTATGCGATTGAAGGAATGTTGGCATATAATGGTAGAATTTTTGGTAAAATGGGACATTCTGAAAGAAAAGGTAAAAATGTTTATAAAAATATTTATGGAGATAAAGAACAAAATATCTTTAGAAATGGAATTAAATTCTTTAAATAG
- a CDS encoding mechanosensitive ion channel family protein: MKGFKEFLEWENLSRFLKENAFKIVIMIVIFKIAKYAKKHIDKVIRIILDKSRIDKSVASFLMSLYSILYYIVLTYVLIDILGINTSSITTFFSAAGIVLGIAFKETIGNFGGGLIILTFKPFKVGDMIEYNNYVGEVKSIEMFYTKMKTPQNELVIIPNGIITNTELRNMTNEKVRRLDMIIGVSYNSDIKKVKEVLNDIVKENIFRKDQRSVEGNNEKEHYILPVPEPTIGVVELGESSVNFNIFVYTKSENYFNLKLKLNEEIKIRFDAENIEIPYPQMDVHINK; encoded by the coding sequence TTGAAGGGATTTAAAGAGTTTTTAGAATGGGAAAATTTATCTCGTTTTTTAAAAGAGAATGCGTTTAAAATCGTAATAATGATTGTAATTTTTAAAATTGCAAAATATGCTAAAAAACATATAGATAAGGTAATAAGGATTATACTGGATAAATCACGAATTGATAAAAGTGTTGCTTCTTTTCTAATGTCACTTTATTCAATATTGTATTACATTGTATTAACTTATGTTTTAATTGATATACTTGGTATAAATACATCTTCGATAACAACGTTTTTCAGTGCAGCTGGAATTGTTTTAGGGATTGCATTTAAAGAAACTATTGGAAATTTTGGTGGTGGACTGATAATATTGACTTTTAAGCCATTTAAAGTTGGAGATATGATTGAGTATAATAATTATGTGGGAGAGGTTAAGAGTATAGAAATGTTTTATACTAAGATGAAAACCCCTCAAAATGAGCTTGTGATTATTCCAAATGGGATTATTACAAATACAGAGCTTAGAAATATGACTAATGAAAAAGTTAGAAGACTTGATATGATTATCGGAGTTTCGTATAATAGCGATATTAAAAAAGTAAAAGAAGTTTTAAATGATATTGTTAAAGAAAATATCTTTCGAAAAGATCAGAGATCAGTTGAAGGAAATAATGAGAAAGAACACTATATTTTACCAGTTCCAGAACCAACTATAGGAGTTGTAGAATTAGGGGAATCATCAGTTAATTTTAATATTTTTGTTTATACAAAAAGTGAGAATTATTTTAATTTGAAATTGAAATTAAATGAAGAGATAAAAATTCGATTTGATGCAGAAAATATAGAAATACCGTATCCACAAATGGATGTTCATATTAACAAGTAA
- a CDS encoding methionine ABC transporter permease yields MRFDWIKFLHFENMLIPLWETVYMVLIATVVSLIIGLPIGILLVTSEAKGIKPNKTLHKILDVILVNITRSIPFVILMVLLIPLSRKVVGQSYGSIAFIIPLSLGAAPFVARIIEGALKEVNPGLIEASKSMGATTGQMIFKVMLPEALPSLIHGLTLTIISLIGYSAMAGAIGGGGLGNSAVIDGYQRSNPEIMWQATIVIIILVQIVQFIGDLLVKTITNKRTRA; encoded by the coding sequence ATGAGATTTGATTGGATAAAGTTTTTACATTTTGAGAATATGCTGATTCCTTTGTGGGAAACGGTTTACATGGTACTAATTGCAACAGTAGTTTCATTGATAATTGGGTTGCCGATTGGGATATTGCTAGTTACGTCGGAAGCTAAAGGGATTAAGCCAAATAAAACATTGCACAAAATATTAGATGTGATTTTAGTAAATATTACAAGATCTATTCCATTTGTAATTTTAATGGTTTTATTGATTCCGTTATCTAGAAAAGTTGTTGGACAGTCTTATGGAAGCATAGCGTTTATTATACCACTTTCACTAGGAGCTGCGCCATTTGTAGCAAGAATAATTGAAGGTGCATTAAAAGAAGTTAATCCAGGATTAATAGAAGCTTCTAAATCAATGGGAGCGACAACAGGTCAAATGATATTTAAAGTGATGCTTCCAGAAGCATTGCCGTCATTAATTCATGGGTTGACATTGACTATTATTAGCTTGATTGGTTATTCAGCAATGGCAGGAGCTATCGGAGGAGGAGGTCTTGGAAATTCAGCAGTAATTGATGGATATCAAAGATCAAATCCTGAAATAATGTGGCAGGCGACAATAGTAATAATCATATTAGTTCAAATTGTTCAATTTATTGGAGATTTATTAGTAAAAACAATAACAAATAAGAGAACAAGAGCATAA